In Natranaerovirga hydrolytica, a single window of DNA contains:
- a CDS encoding NAD(P)H-hydrate dehydratase — translation MNRILTGQDMKKIDRNTIDYYGIPSLVLMERAALGVANEVMIREFINKEKVLIVCGTGNNGGDGLAVGRILLSNNVDVKMVIVGDYNQFSVETKKQYEILVKLNGPIVFYQEESFYHLVNEADVIVDAIFGVGLSRDIKGIYKEVIQTINGSKKYVIAIDIPSGIDANSGKVLGISIKANQTIALSAYKLGQVLFPGHEYCNEIKVIDIGIPLEAYKKIDKNIFTMSKLTQDMLPTRKPRSNKGSYGKVLVMAGSKNMSGAAYLSGLAAYRTGVGLVHIVTPEDNRIILQSQLPEAIITTYEFNNGCIEQNHMEKIKQAINNVDVIVIGPGLSTEIDAKTLLIETIKHGKVPLIIDADGLNIIAKNKDILKNHQQPIIVTPHPGEMSRLMNEPVQIILDQLIEKAMNMSEQHNVITVLKDSNTVITSPTRDIYINLSGNNGMATAGAGDVLSGVIGGLVAQGIETFKAAYTGVLIHGLAGDKAKESKGYYGMIARDIIQNIPEVMK, via the coding sequence ATGAATAGAATCTTAACTGGGCAAGACATGAAAAAAATAGATCGTAATACAATTGATTATTATGGTATCCCTTCTCTTGTTTTAATGGAGAGAGCAGCTCTTGGCGTTGCAAATGAAGTTATGATAAGAGAATTCATAAATAAAGAGAAAGTTTTAATTGTATGTGGAACAGGTAATAACGGGGGTGATGGTTTAGCAGTAGGAAGAATACTGTTATCTAATAATGTTGATGTTAAAATGGTTATAGTAGGCGACTACAATCAATTTTCAGTTGAAACCAAAAAACAATATGAAATACTAGTAAAGTTAAATGGACCCATTGTTTTTTATCAGGAAGAATCTTTTTATCATTTGGTTAATGAAGCAGATGTTATTGTAGATGCCATATTTGGTGTTGGATTATCAAGAGACATTAAAGGCATTTACAAAGAGGTTATTCAGACGATTAATGGATCAAAAAAATATGTCATTGCAATAGACATTCCATCAGGTATCGATGCCAATAGTGGTAAAGTACTTGGCATTTCAATTAAGGCCAATCAAACAATTGCTTTAAGTGCTTATAAACTTGGTCAAGTATTATTTCCTGGGCATGAATACTGTAATGAAATTAAAGTAATTGATATTGGTATACCTTTAGAAGCTTATAAAAAAATTGATAAAAACATTTTTACAATGAGCAAATTAACTCAAGATATGTTGCCAACAAGAAAGCCAAGAAGTAATAAAGGAAGCTATGGCAAAGTATTGGTTATGGCAGGAAGCAAAAATATGAGTGGTGCAGCGTATTTATCTGGATTGGCAGCTTATAGAACAGGGGTTGGGTTGGTTCATATTGTAACGCCAGAAGACAATAGAATAATTCTTCAAAGCCAATTGCCTGAAGCTATTATCACAACCTATGAGTTCAACAATGGATGTATTGAGCAAAATCATATGGAAAAAATAAAACAAGCTATCAATAATGTAGATGTTATTGTTATTGGACCTGGATTGTCTACTGAGATAGACGCAAAAACGCTGTTAATTGAAACCATAAAACATGGAAAAGTGCCACTTATTATTGATGCAGATGGCTTAAATATTATTGCAAAGAATAAAGACATATTAAAAAATCATCAACAACCCATTATTGTAACACCTCATCCTGGTGAAATGTCTAGGCTAATGAATGAGCCAGTACAAATAATACTAGATCAATTAATTGAAAAAGCAATGAATATGAGCGAACAACATAATGTTATTACAGTGTTAAAGGATTCCAATACAGTCATCACTAGCCCTACTAGGGATATATATATCAATTTATCGGGTAATAATGGAATGGCAACTGCTGGAGCAGGAGACGTTCTTTCAGGGGTGATTGGCGGCTTGGTTGCCCAAGGAATTGAAACGTTTAAGGCGGCTTATACTGGCGTGTTGATACATGGTTTAGCTGGAGACAAAGCTAAAGAGAGTAAAGGTTATTATGGTATGATTGCTCGTGATATAATACAGAACATACCTGAAGTGATGAAGTAA
- the ligA gene encoding NAD-dependent DNA ligase LigA, producing the protein MSQKPIERMKELIEQLNKANKAYYQENTEIMSNLEYDALYDELLRIEKEIGTTFSNSPTQKVGYELLSALPKEAHSYPMLSLDKTKDIGKLQEWLGDQKGLLSWKLDGLTIVLTYREGELYKAVTRGNGEIGEVVTNNAKVFKNLPIKIEYKKELVIRGEAVIKYKDFEYINDNMVNGEKYKNPRNLCSGSVRQLNNEITANRNVNLFVFQVVQAEDMDFKDSKENQLEWIQSLGFECVDYTSVTKDNIEETVHHFEENIIKNDFGSDGLVLTFDSINDSQNLGATSKFPRHSIAFKWADDIKETTLKEIKWNTSRTGLINPIAVFEPVELEGTTVSRASVHNVSILEALELGVGDTIEVYKANMIIPQIASNVTRSGLKDIPTECPVCEGETEIKRIKDVKVLYCTNEACGAKKIKELSHFVSRNAMNIEGLSEATLEKFIQKGFVNTYADIFRLSRYEKDIKEMEGFGEKSYNRLIKSIEKSRTVAPANFIYALGIANVGLSNAKLLCKHFNNDIEKLKKASVEELISIQGFGDILAQSIVQYFEDFKKKEALDEVLTYIELDMPKDLEQEALKDLTFVITGSLSTYENRDALKEKIEVLGGKVTGSVSKNTSYLINNDKDSTSSKNKKAKSLEIPIISEEEFNALMNGNVE; encoded by the coding sequence ATGTCCCAAAAACCAATAGAAAGAATGAAAGAACTGATTGAACAATTAAATAAAGCAAACAAAGCTTATTATCAAGAGAACACGGAGATAATGAGTAACTTAGAATACGATGCATTATATGATGAGCTTCTAAGAATAGAAAAAGAAATTGGAACGACCTTCTCTAATAGTCCCACACAAAAAGTAGGCTATGAGCTTTTAAGTGCATTACCTAAAGAAGCACATAGTTATCCTATGTTATCTTTAGATAAGACCAAAGACATAGGAAAACTACAAGAGTGGTTAGGGGATCAAAAAGGTCTTTTGTCTTGGAAATTAGACGGATTAACCATTGTGTTAACTTATAGAGAGGGTGAATTATACAAAGCTGTAACAAGAGGTAATGGAGAAATTGGTGAAGTGGTTACCAATAATGCCAAAGTGTTTAAAAACCTTCCTATAAAAATAGAATACAAAAAGGAACTTGTCATTAGAGGAGAAGCCGTTATCAAATACAAAGATTTTGAGTACATTAATGACAATATGGTTAATGGTGAGAAGTATAAAAATCCTAGAAACTTATGCAGTGGTTCAGTTAGGCAATTAAATAATGAAATAACAGCCAATAGAAATGTGAACTTATTTGTTTTTCAAGTGGTACAAGCAGAAGATATGGATTTTAAAGATTCAAAAGAAAATCAACTAGAATGGATTCAATCTTTGGGTTTTGAATGTGTGGATTACACATCTGTAACAAAAGATAATATAGAAGAAACGGTCCATCATTTCGAAGAGAATATTATAAAAAATGATTTCGGGTCAGATGGTTTGGTCTTAACTTTTGATAGTATTAATGACTCTCAGAATCTAGGTGCAACATCAAAATTTCCAAGACATTCTATAGCATTTAAATGGGCAGATGATATAAAAGAGACCACTTTAAAAGAAATTAAATGGAATACTTCAAGAACGGGTTTAATTAATCCAATAGCTGTTTTTGAGCCTGTAGAGTTAGAAGGTACAACAGTTAGCAGAGCAAGTGTTCATAATGTCAGTATATTAGAAGCGTTAGAATTAGGTGTTGGGGATACCATTGAAGTCTATAAAGCCAATATGATTATTCCACAGATAGCTTCTAATGTTACTAGAAGTGGGTTAAAGGACATACCCACAGAATGTCCGGTATGTGAAGGTGAAACAGAGATAAAAAGAATAAAAGATGTAAAAGTTTTATATTGTACCAATGAGGCATGTGGCGCAAAAAAAATCAAAGAACTATCTCATTTTGTATCTAGAAATGCAATGAATATAGAAGGACTTTCAGAAGCCACTTTAGAAAAATTCATTCAAAAAGGTTTTGTTAATACTTATGCAGATATTTTTAGGTTGAGTCGATATGAAAAGGATATAAAAGAAATGGAAGGTTTTGGAGAAAAATCCTACAACCGACTGATCAAATCCATAGAAAAATCCAGAACGGTTGCTCCTGCTAACTTTATATATGCATTAGGTATTGCCAATGTTGGTCTTTCTAATGCCAAATTATTATGCAAACATTTCAATAATGATATTGAAAAATTAAAAAAAGCTTCTGTTGAAGAATTAATTAGTATTCAAGGCTTTGGTGATATTCTTGCTCAATCTATTGTACAATACTTTGAAGATTTTAAAAAGAAGGAAGCCTTAGATGAAGTGTTGACATATATTGAATTAGATATGCCAAAAGACTTAGAACAAGAAGCACTAAAAGACTTAACATTTGTTATAACAGGTAGTCTCAGTACTTATGAGAACAGAGATGCATTAAAAGAAAAAATTGAAGTTTTAGGTGGTAAAGTAACCGGTTCAGTATCAAAAAATACCAGTTATCTGATTAATAATGATAAAGACTCAACATCATCAAAGAATAAAAAAGCAAAATCTTTAGAAATACCCATTATATCAGAAGAAGAATTTAACGCTTTAATGAATGGGAATGTTGAATAA
- the gatC gene encoding Asp-tRNA(Asn)/Glu-tRNA(Gln) amidotransferase subunit GatC yields the protein MKITREQVEHVANLARLNLTEEEKEQMTKDMEAIIGFADQLNDLDIETIDPTAHVIPMQNVFREDIKKESLNRDELLKNAPSKQNGCFSVPKIVE from the coding sequence GTGAAGATAACAAGAGAACAAGTAGAACATGTTGCCAATTTAGCAAGACTGAATTTGACAGAGGAAGAAAAGGAACAAATGACAAAAGACATGGAAGCAATCATTGGTTTTGCAGATCAATTAAATGATTTGGACATTGAGACTATTGATCCAACGGCACATGTTATTCCAATGCAAAATGTATTTAGAGAAGACATCAAAAAAGAAAGTCTGAATAGAGATGAATTATTAAAGAATGCACCAAGCAAACAAAATGGATGCTTTAGCGTGCCTAAAATAGTAGAGTAA
- a CDS encoding AEC family transporter, producing MDFYLIVNQLVVLFLIIFLGYMLNKWNILDKYTSKRLSTFVVNITTPALIISGMTDPQTLQEDINLLQIIIIAFVCYVFLYILTLFVPKLLKVPKSDYGIYKFMVMFSNVGFMGFPVISAIYGRSAILYASLFNLPFNLLVYTLGIYFVSSDGDKKMDFNWRLFINAGVIAVIVGMILYLTKVQLPMFARDTIIMVGDLTTPLAMLIIGISLAGIPIRKVFANYRLYAFSLLKLVVFPLIIWLALRNIVVDDLMVGVAVVIVGMPVAANAVMLSNEFDGNEKVASEGVLLTTVLSIITIPLLVFLLA from the coding sequence ATGGATTTTTATTTAATTGTCAATCAATTGGTGGTATTATTTTTAATTATTTTTTTAGGTTATATGTTAAACAAATGGAACATTTTAGACAAATACACAAGTAAAAGGCTATCCACTTTTGTTGTTAATATAACCACGCCTGCATTAATTATATCGGGGATGACAGATCCACAAACCTTACAGGAAGACATAAATTTGCTACAAATTATAATCATTGCATTTGTTTGTTACGTTTTTTTATACATATTAACTTTATTTGTACCTAAATTATTAAAAGTTCCCAAGTCTGATTATGGTATCTACAAATTTATGGTAATGTTTTCCAATGTAGGTTTTATGGGTTTTCCTGTAATAAGTGCTATATATGGTAGAAGTGCCATATTATATGCGTCTTTATTTAATTTGCCTTTTAATCTATTGGTATACACATTAGGGATTTACTTTGTATCATCTGATGGAGACAAAAAAATGGACTTTAATTGGAGATTATTTATTAATGCAGGTGTTATAGCAGTTATAGTAGGGATGATTTTGTATTTGACAAAAGTACAATTGCCTATGTTTGCTAGAGATACGATTATAATGGTAGGTGACTTAACAACGCCATTAGCTATGTTGATTATAGGGATATCCTTAGCTGGAATACCTATTAGAAAGGTGTTTGCTAATTATAGGTTGTATGCATTTAGTTTATTAAAACTGGTTGTTTTTCCATTAATCATATGGTTAGCATTAAGAAATATTGTAGTAGATGATTTAATGGTTGGTGTTGCAGTTGTAATAGTAGGTATGCCAGTAGCAGCCAATGCTGTTATGCTAAGTAACGAATTTGATGGAAATGAAAAGGTTGCTTCAGAGGGTGTATTGTTAACAACCGTACTATCTATTATTACAATTCCTTTGTTAGTTTTTTTGCTGGCTTAA
- the acpS gene encoding holo-ACP synthase has protein sequence MIKGIGTDIIEIERIEKAVNKVGFLEKYFTEAEQELFINRKGSISTIASNFAIKEATSKVFGTGFREVKLKEIEILRDELGKPYINVFGKAKEIKETLGIFSFHVTTSHNKNDVVAFVIGEGKNE, from the coding sequence GTGATTAAAGGAATAGGAACGGATATAATAGAAATAGAACGAATTGAAAAAGCAGTTAATAAAGTAGGCTTTTTAGAAAAGTATTTTACAGAAGCTGAACAAGAACTGTTTATAAATAGAAAGGGGTCTATTTCTACTATAGCCAGTAATTTTGCAATCAAGGAAGCCACTTCTAAGGTTTTTGGGACAGGTTTTCGAGAGGTTAAATTAAAGGAAATAGAAATCTTAAGAGATGAACTGGGCAAACCTTATATTAATGTTTTTGGCAAAGCAAAAGAAATAAAAGAAACCCTAGGAATTTTTTCTTTTCACGTTACAACGTCACATAATAAAAACGATGTTGTAGCATTTGTTATTGGAGAGGGTAAAAATGAATAG
- the alr gene encoding alanine racemase, with protein sequence MEKYYRVYAQVDMDSIVHNLKEINKIKDSKSELMAIIKADGYGHGAIPVSKVLLNNGADRLGVALAEEGIALRKNNIKAPILILGFTPENQILELLKYDLTQTVFKIEMAEMLSKMAKRHSLTAKIHIKVDTGMGRIGFEPDDESIKAIKHIKSLPNLEIEGIFTHFSRADEIDPQYTDQQIYQFENFINTLEDDGIKIPIKHASNSAGLLKFKNAHYELTRVGIAVYGLYPSKDLNNTIHLKPSLSLKSHIIFLKKVKGGTPISYGGTYIASQDSVIATIPVGYGDGYPRALSSKGRVLINGEHAPIVGRICMDQLMVDVTHIKGVQDGDEVVLIGTQKNAQITVDEIAHLTDTINYEILCGLGKRIPRVYTSKNHMIQSVDYF encoded by the coding sequence ATGGAGAAATATTATCGTGTTTATGCTCAAGTTGATATGGATTCCATCGTACATAATTTGAAGGAAATAAATAAAATAAAAGATTCTAAATCAGAATTGATGGCAATTATTAAAGCGGATGGTTATGGACATGGGGCAATACCTGTATCAAAGGTTCTTTTGAATAATGGTGCAGATAGACTAGGGGTAGCACTGGCAGAAGAAGGAATCGCATTAAGAAAAAATAATATTAAAGCACCTATATTAATATTAGGATTTACACCAGAGAATCAAATTTTAGAATTATTAAAGTATGATTTAACACAAACAGTATTTAAAATAGAAATGGCTGAAATGCTTTCAAAAATGGCTAAGCGTCATTCATTAACTGCTAAAATACATATAAAAGTCGATACAGGTATGGGACGCATTGGTTTTGAACCCGATGATGAATCTATAAAAGCAATCAAACATATAAAATCCTTGCCTAATTTAGAAATTGAAGGGATATTCACCCATTTTTCTAGAGCAGATGAAATAGATCCTCAATATACAGATCAACAAATTTACCAATTTGAAAACTTTATAAACACATTAGAAGACGATGGTATTAAAATACCGATTAAACATGCAAGTAATAGTGCAGGTTTATTAAAGTTTAAAAATGCTCATTATGAGTTAACAAGAGTGGGTATTGCAGTATATGGTTTGTATCCGTCAAAAGATCTGAACAACACAATTCATCTAAAACCATCTTTATCTTTAAAAAGTCACATTATTTTCTTGAAAAAGGTAAAAGGTGGAACACCAATAAGCTATGGGGGGACGTATATTGCTTCACAAGACTCCGTTATTGCAACCATACCAGTTGGATATGGAGATGGATATCCAAGGGCTTTGTCTTCTAAAGGAAGGGTGTTAATTAATGGTGAGCATGCACCAATCGTAGGTAGAATTTGTATGGATCAATTAATGGTAGATGTAACCCATATAAAGGGTGTTCAAGATGGAGATGAAGTGGTTCTGATTGGTACACAAAAAAATGCTCAAATCACTGTAGATGAAATCGCTCACTTAACTGATACAATTAATTATGAAATCCTTTGTGGATTAGGTAAAAGAATACCAAGAGTATATACAAGTAAAAATCATATGATACAATCAGTTGATTATTTTTAA
- a CDS encoding redox-sensing transcriptional repressor Rex — MLPEKKISTAVIKRLPRYYRYLGDLLENDVVRISSKELSERMKVTASQIRQDLNNFGGFGQQGYGYNVEYLYKEIGKILGLENKYNIIIVGAGNLGQALANYTDFEKRGFIVKGLFDVNPRLIGVVVRGIEIKDVDEIDAFVKENDIHMAALTLPKQKAPKVANDLVKAGVKGIWNFAPIDLNLPKGVVVENVHLLDSLMTLSYTISQEEKDQ, encoded by the coding sequence ATGTTACCAGAAAAGAAAATCTCAACAGCAGTTATCAAAAGATTGCCTAGATACTATAGATATTTGGGAGATTTATTAGAAAATGATGTGGTTAGAATTTCGTCTAAAGAATTAAGTGAAAGAATGAAAGTAACAGCATCTCAGATAAGACAAGATCTGAACAATTTTGGTGGATTCGGACAACAAGGCTATGGTTATAATGTGGAATATTTATATAAAGAAATCGGTAAAATTCTTGGTTTAGAAAATAAATACAATATTATTATTGTAGGAGCGGGTAACTTAGGACAAGCATTAGCAAATTATACAGATTTTGAAAAAAGAGGATTTATTGTAAAAGGTCTCTTTGATGTTAATCCAAGATTAATTGGTGTGGTGGTAAGAGGTATTGAAATTAAAGATGTAGACGAAATAGATGCTTTTGTTAAAGAAAATGACATACATATGGCGGCACTAACATTACCAAAACAAAAGGCACCTAAGGTAGCCAATGATTTGGTAAAAGCAGGCGTAAAAGGCATATGGAATTTTGCCCCTATAGACCTTAATTTACCTAAAGGTGTGGTAGTTGAGAATGTTCATTTATTAGATAGTTTAATGACACTGTCTTATACAATCAGTCAAGAAGAAAAAGATCAATAG
- a CDS encoding type II toxin-antitoxin system PemK/MazF family toxin: MIVKRGDIFYADLRPVIGSEQGGIRPVLIVQNDIGNKYSPTVICAAITSQINKAKLPTHVEIDSNKYELVKDSVILLEQIRTIDKKRLKEKVCHLDKDVMEKVSKGLLISFGIDT; the protein is encoded by the coding sequence GTGATAGTAAAAAGAGGAGATATTTTTTATGCTGATTTAAGACCAGTTATTGGTTCAGAACAAGGCGGTATTAGACCCGTGTTAATTGTTCAAAATGATATTGGAAATAAATACAGCCCAACAGTTATATGTGCAGCAATAACCTCTCAAATTAATAAGGCTAAATTACCAACACATGTTGAAATAGATTCCAACAAATATGAGCTCGTAAAAGATTCGGTAATATTATTAGAACAAATTCGAACAATAGATAAAAAAAGATTAAAAGAAAAAGTTTGTCATCTTGATAAAGATGTTATGGAAAAAGTTAGCAAAGGATTACTTATTAGTTTTGGGATTGATACATAA
- the gatA gene encoding Asp-tRNA(Asn)/Glu-tRNA(Gln) amidotransferase subunit GatA produces MSLTLKSAYEISGMLKNKEISSEELTRAYLDRINTVEDKVEAYVNVFEEDAIKEAKRVDEKRAKGEELSELAGIPIAIKDNICTKGTKTTCSSKMLYNFESPYDATVSDKLKKDDLIILGKLNMDEFAMGSSTENSYFKKTKNPWDITRVPGGSSGGSAAAIAAREAVFTLGSDTGGSIRQPASYCGVVGMKPTYGAVSRYGLVAFASSLDQIGPITKDVKDMAMALQSIVGYDPMDSSSAKIDYPKYIQAIGQDVKGMKIALPREYFSDGIQNDIKEKVLEVAKEFEKLGAIVEEVDLKTTSYALPAYYLISSAEASSNLARYDGVKYGYRAKEYDNLLDLYKQTRDEAFGTEVKRRIMLGTYALSSGYYDAYYKKAQQVRTIIKNEFDQVFNNYDIILTPTVPATAFEVGAKIDNPIEMYMNDVCTVPVNIAGLPALSMNCGFDQKGLPIGVQFIGKAFDESTLLKMAYAYEQTQNNIEKYPTL; encoded by the coding sequence ATGTCATTAACACTGAAATCCGCTTATGAAATAAGTGGAATGCTTAAAAATAAAGAAATAAGCAGTGAAGAATTAACACGAGCATATTTAGATAGAATCAACACCGTAGAAGATAAAGTAGAAGCATATGTGAATGTATTTGAAGAAGATGCTATAAAAGAAGCAAAAAGAGTAGATGAAAAAAGAGCAAAGGGAGAAGAATTAAGCGAACTAGCAGGAATCCCTATTGCAATAAAAGACAATATTTGTACAAAAGGAACAAAAACAACTTGTTCTTCAAAAATGCTATACAATTTTGAATCCCCATATGATGCCACAGTAAGTGATAAATTGAAAAAAGATGATTTGATTATCTTAGGAAAGTTAAATATGGATGAATTTGCTATGGGTTCTTCTACAGAAAATTCATATTTTAAAAAGACAAAAAATCCTTGGGATATTACTAGAGTACCAGGAGGAAGTTCTGGAGGGTCAGCAGCAGCTATTGCAGCTAGAGAAGCGGTCTTTACTCTAGGATCAGATACAGGTGGATCAATTAGACAACCAGCAAGTTATTGTGGTGTTGTCGGTATGAAACCTACCTATGGTGCTGTATCAAGATATGGACTGGTTGCTTTTGCATCTTCTTTAGATCAAATAGGACCTATTACAAAAGATGTAAAAGATATGGCAATGGCATTGCAATCTATTGTTGGATACGACCCAATGGACTCATCATCAGCAAAAATAGATTATCCAAAATATATTCAAGCCATTGGACAAGATGTAAAAGGTATGAAAATCGCCTTACCAAGAGAATACTTTTCTGATGGCATTCAAAATGACATCAAGGAAAAAGTGTTAGAGGTAGCAAAAGAATTTGAGAAATTAGGTGCCATTGTAGAAGAAGTGGATTTAAAAACAACTTCTTATGCTTTACCAGCATATTATTTAATATCATCAGCAGAAGCATCCTCAAATTTAGCACGTTACGATGGTGTTAAGTATGGTTATCGAGCAAAAGAATATGATAATTTATTAGATTTATATAAGCAAACAAGAGATGAAGCATTTGGAACAGAGGTTAAAAGACGAATTATGCTTGGAACATACGCTTTAAGTTCTGGATACTATGATGCATATTATAAAAAGGCACAACAAGTTAGAACCATTATTAAAAATGAATTTGATCAGGTCTTTAACAACTATGACATTATATTAACACCAACCGTGCCTGCTACTGCATTTGAAGTAGGCGCTAAAATAGATAACCCAATTGAAATGTATATGAATGATGTTTGTACCGTTCCAGTTAATATTGCTGGATTACCGGCATTGTCTATGAACTGTGGATTTGACCAAAAAGGCTTGCCAATTGGCGTTCAATTCATAGGAAAAGCATTTGATGAAAGTACATTATTAAAAATGGCTTATGCATATGAACAAACTCAAAACAATATAGAAAAATATCCTACGTTATAG
- a CDS encoding YebC/PmpR family DNA-binding transcriptional regulator: MAGHSKFANIKHRKERQDAKKGKVFTKLGREIAVAVKEGGSDPDLNNKLKDVIAKAKANNMPNDTIERSIKKAAGELGAVNYESFTYEGYGPNGVAIMVETLTDNKNRTAANVRHAFTKGDGNLGTTGCVSYMFEKKGQIIIEKNEAIDEDEIMMIAIENGAEDVITEEEGYEIITSSEEFSSVNEAITNMNIKPVSSEITMIPQTTVSLIEEEKIKLEKLLDILEEDDDVQGVFHNLEN, encoded by the coding sequence ATGGCAGGACATTCAAAGTTTGCAAATATAAAGCATAGAAAAGAAAGACAAGATGCAAAAAAAGGTAAGGTATTTACAAAGCTGGGTAGAGAAATAGCTGTTGCAGTAAAAGAAGGAGGATCAGACCCTGATCTTAACAATAAATTAAAAGACGTCATTGCAAAAGCTAAGGCAAATAATATGCCTAATGATACAATAGAGCGCAGTATAAAAAAAGCAGCAGGAGAATTAGGTGCTGTTAACTATGAATCCTTTACATATGAAGGTTATGGACCGAATGGGGTTGCCATTATGGTAGAAACGTTAACAGATAATAAAAATAGAACCGCTGCTAATGTAAGACATGCTTTTACAAAAGGTGATGGTAATTTAGGAACCACAGGATGCGTTTCTTATATGTTTGAAAAAAAGGGGCAGATTATCATTGAAAAAAATGAAGCAATAGATGAAGATGAGATAATGATGATAGCCATAGAAAACGGAGCTGAAGATGTCATAACGGAAGAAGAGGGGTATGAGATCATTACATCCTCTGAAGAATTTAGTTCAGTCAATGAAGCAATAACAAATATGAATATAAAGCCAGTATCATCTGAAATAACAATGATTCCACAAACAACGGTTAGCTTAATAGAAGAAGAGAAAATTAAGCTAGAAAAGTTATTAGATATACTAGAGGAAGACGACGATGTACAAGGGGTTTTCCATAATTTGGAAAATTAA